One Cryobacterium roopkundense genomic region harbors:
- a CDS encoding DUF4082 domain-containing protein, which yields MAITGLLFAGASSAQGLGANQGGQTASAVRTAVTASSTLFGTETPVVTAATDDTAAVELGVSFTPSQAGSVTALRFYKGTGNTGTHTGRLWSSGGSVLAAVTFTNETLTGWQQAQLSKPVALTAGKTYVVSYLAPKGRYAFTTNYFGSAKTSGPLTAPSAGNGRYKYGSTGGFPTLSWQKSNYFVDVVFAPTPAPTPTPAPTPTPAPTPTPAPTPTPAPTPTPTPTTGWPSALNTGVPSGTVLTPSGALNITTNGTMIDGRDISGGIQIRATNVTVKNSRVDGRIEVFQGSTNTLIQRVEIKGPGLSSPESDRPGIASYDFTCDACNIHGWGKGVYADSNVVIKNSWIHDIPVYGDPGNGGSHNEAILSIGGRNLTIVGNRLDAGSQGNFSAALALYSQGSQTQNALVQGNLFNGGGYCLYAGSDANINASDVRIIGNTFGTSVSPKCGGYGPVTAYYPGNGNQWSGNVWQNGTVLPAP from the coding sequence GTGGCAATCACCGGCTTACTCTTCGCGGGCGCCTCCTCCGCCCAAGGGCTGGGCGCGAATCAGGGCGGCCAGACGGCCTCCGCCGTTCGAACCGCAGTCACGGCCTCCTCCACGCTTTTCGGCACAGAGACGCCCGTCGTGACGGCTGCGACGGACGATACAGCGGCCGTCGAGCTGGGAGTGTCTTTCACCCCCTCGCAAGCCGGATCCGTCACAGCTCTGCGGTTCTACAAAGGCACCGGCAACACAGGCACCCACACAGGTCGACTGTGGTCCAGTGGCGGATCCGTGTTGGCAGCAGTGACGTTCACGAATGAGACCTTGACCGGATGGCAACAGGCTCAGCTCTCCAAGCCCGTGGCTCTGACCGCCGGAAAGACCTACGTGGTCTCGTACCTCGCCCCGAAAGGCCGGTACGCCTTCACGACAAACTACTTCGGCAGCGCGAAGACAAGCGGCCCGTTGACCGCCCCGAGCGCGGGGAACGGTCGCTACAAGTACGGTTCCACCGGTGGGTTCCCCACGTTGAGCTGGCAGAAGTCGAACTACTTCGTGGATGTCGTCTTCGCGCCCACGCCGGCACCGACGCCCACGCCGGCACCCACTCCCACTCCGGCGCCCACACCCACGCCGGCACCCACACCCACCCCCGCGCCCACACCCACTCCCACGCCCACAACGGGATGGCCGAGCGCTCTGAACACGGGAGTACCGAGCGGAACGGTGCTGACGCCGTCCGGCGCATTGAACATCACGACGAACGGAACAATGATCGACGGACGCGACATTTCCGGTGGTATCCAGATTCGCGCAACGAACGTGACGGTCAAGAACTCACGGGTCGACGGCCGGATCGAAGTATTCCAGGGATCCACGAATACGCTGATCCAGCGCGTGGAGATCAAGGGCCCTGGGCTGTCGTCGCCGGAAAGCGACCGACCGGGAATAGCCTCCTATGACTTCACCTGCGATGCGTGCAACATCCACGGCTGGGGCAAGGGCGTTTACGCCGACTCGAACGTGGTCATCAAGAATTCCTGGATCCATGACATTCCGGTCTACGGCGATCCCGGAAATGGGGGAAGCCACAACGAAGCCATCCTGAGCATCGGTGGCAGAAACCTGACCATCGTCGGCAACCGTCTCGATGCCGGCAGCCAGGGTAACTTCTCGGCAGCACTTGCCCTGTACAGCCAGGGCTCGCAGACGCAGAACGCGCTCGTGCAGGGAAACCTGTTCAATGGCGGCGGCTACTGCCTCTATGCGGGTTCCGACGCAAACATCAACGCGAGTGATGTTCGGATCATCGGCAACACGTTCGGCACGTCAGTGTCGCCGAAGTGCGGCGGATATGGGCCCGTAACGGCGTACTACCCCGGCAACGGCAACCAGTGGAGCGGAAACGTCTGGCAGAACGGCACGGTTCTGCCCGCGCCCTAG
- a CDS encoding glycosyltransferase family 4 protein codes for MRIGVLNPQPDPLTSRNWSGTPRGIADGLLAHDVEVVPLGTRLPQGLHQAVAVLSRIGGKRGAIADRTLVRQSSRTWALARSIRDARPLDAIVSMGNETFDLRRLAACGIPIVTYDDSTLQQMWQHPESDIRSSGFPDDEVLRWFSRQKASSLAATACCVSTDWAGRSYVKDYGVPPERVHVVGMGHRPRGIDLATERDWSVPRFLFVGVDWRRKNGDAVLRAFEEIRRRDPRATLDLVGNHPRVDQAGVAGHGFLSREIPAEQAVLDRLFATATAFVLPSRFEPAGIAYLEAASAGLPVVATSEGGAAEMLGRAAITVHPHDHRGLADALARLSVPETARSMGARASEVAASSRWDDVAGRILQVIDISAQAERPDGAQEPIAMKGPGQ; via the coding sequence ATGAGAATCGGCGTTCTCAATCCCCAGCCGGATCCCCTGACGTCCAGGAACTGGTCAGGGACACCCCGCGGGATTGCTGACGGGCTGCTGGCGCACGACGTTGAGGTTGTGCCCCTCGGTACCAGGCTGCCTCAAGGCCTGCATCAGGCGGTTGCCGTTCTCTCGCGCATTGGCGGCAAGCGCGGGGCCATTGCCGACCGCACTCTGGTGCGTCAGAGTTCGCGCACCTGGGCACTGGCTCGAAGCATCCGGGACGCCCGACCGCTGGATGCGATCGTGTCCATGGGTAACGAGACGTTCGACCTGCGCCGACTCGCTGCCTGTGGCATTCCGATTGTGACCTACGACGACTCGACGCTTCAACAAATGTGGCAGCATCCGGAATCCGATATCCGCAGCTCGGGCTTCCCCGACGACGAAGTGCTCCGCTGGTTCTCACGCCAAAAAGCCTCCAGCCTGGCGGCGACGGCATGCTGCGTGAGTACCGACTGGGCTGGTCGCTCCTATGTCAAGGATTACGGAGTTCCTCCTGAGCGCGTGCATGTCGTGGGGATGGGGCACCGTCCTCGCGGGATCGACCTCGCAACAGAGCGGGATTGGAGTGTTCCCCGCTTTCTCTTTGTGGGCGTCGACTGGCGTCGGAAGAATGGCGACGCTGTTCTTCGAGCCTTCGAGGAGATTCGCCGACGTGACCCGCGCGCCACCCTCGACCTGGTGGGGAACCATCCGAGAGTGGATCAGGCGGGTGTCGCCGGTCACGGGTTTCTTTCGCGAGAGATTCCGGCGGAGCAGGCCGTTCTCGACCGACTGTTTGCCACCGCGACCGCCTTTGTGCTGCCGAGTCGATTCGAGCCTGCCGGCATCGCGTATCTTGAAGCGGCATCAGCGGGGCTGCCCGTCGTCGCGACGTCCGAGGGGGGCGCGGCTGAAATGCTCGGTCGTGCAGCGATCACGGTGCACCCTCATGATCATCGTGGCCTGGCGGATGCGCTCGCCAGGCTGAGCGTTCCCGAGACGGCTCGGTCGATGGGCGCCAGAGCGTCAGAGGTGGCGGCATCGTCACGCTGGGACGACGTGGCTGGGCGAATTCTCCAGGTCATTGATATCTCGGCACAGGCAGAGCGCCCAGACGGCGCACAGGAACCCATCGCGATGAAAGGACCAGGGCAATGA
- a CDS encoding glycosyltransferase family 4 protein, producing the protein MIGSSGLAARLGARVSAVVLGAAIGTIGTLPPRVRYGYVHPFTRALLARPLPAIHSPDAGPISGSTEPVTHTGELTCVLGVTAVEVGGGIGSVVELLATRLPELGIVTAVVCCGDGVRAQRLRDMGIQVRCVSDRASALSAFADLCPDVIQLHGVPAFLEATARETGAPLVPVLHNSEIHYSRDRWRTFLDLLGQAVSAVAVSDLVRTFHARQVPEPLRSRIAVIPNAAPGQTAPDGDERQVARDILERAVGGCFGDDVVFLCLARYDAQKNIAGTIASFLTCVAAGVPAQLVIAGDPSDWVEFRRSDAIRRGSPHAGRVHLLATSDARTLLAAADAFLLNSFFEGWPVAATEAWTAGLPLILSDVGGARELIERDPTRSVLIPNASGAASDVTDARVERARWRAGRQRNSSELATAVRRVVNTVHRERGEPRAPRDASDGVSTMIAAHAHVIRKAAQTKPTDPSLQPVRVVGDQLGGAVTR; encoded by the coding sequence ATGATCGGCTCGTCTGGATTGGCCGCTCGACTGGGCGCTCGAGTGAGCGCCGTCGTGCTCGGGGCAGCTATCGGCACGATCGGTACGCTTCCGCCGCGTGTGCGCTACGGGTACGTGCACCCCTTCACCCGAGCCCTTTTGGCCAGGCCGCTCCCGGCAATACACTCGCCCGACGCCGGACCGATATCGGGGTCGACCGAACCGGTCACACACACTGGAGAGCTCACCTGCGTTCTCGGGGTGACCGCCGTGGAAGTCGGGGGCGGAATTGGCTCCGTCGTGGAGCTTCTGGCCACCCGGCTGCCGGAGCTGGGGATCGTGACCGCTGTCGTCTGCTGCGGAGACGGAGTTCGCGCACAACGCCTCCGCGACATGGGTATCCAGGTGCGTTGCGTGTCAGATCGCGCGTCAGCTCTGAGCGCGTTTGCCGATCTGTGCCCTGACGTCATCCAGCTGCATGGCGTGCCAGCCTTTCTCGAAGCCACTGCACGAGAAACTGGAGCCCCTCTGGTGCCCGTGCTGCATAACAGCGAGATCCACTATTCGCGTGACCGCTGGCGCACCTTCTTGGACCTGCTCGGGCAGGCGGTCTCAGCGGTTGCAGTCAGTGACCTGGTGCGCACGTTCCACGCCCGTCAGGTGCCGGAACCTCTCCGGTCCCGGATCGCGGTGATCCCCAATGCCGCGCCAGGTCAAACCGCACCTGACGGTGATGAGCGCCAGGTCGCCCGAGATATCCTTGAGCGCGCCGTTGGAGGATGCTTCGGCGATGATGTCGTCTTCCTGTGTCTGGCGCGGTACGACGCACAGAAAAACATCGCCGGAACGATTGCATCGTTTCTGACGTGCGTGGCCGCGGGCGTGCCCGCGCAGCTTGTGATCGCAGGTGATCCCTCAGATTGGGTCGAATTCAGGCGATCTGACGCGATCCGACGGGGCAGTCCCCACGCCGGTCGCGTGCATTTGCTCGCCACCTCCGACGCACGGACACTTCTCGCAGCCGCTGACGCCTTCCTGCTCAACTCATTTTTTGAGGGCTGGCCCGTCGCGGCGACCGAGGCATGGACCGCCGGCCTTCCCCTGATCCTGAGTGATGTCGGCGGGGCACGGGAGCTGATCGAGCGCGATCCCACGCGATCGGTACTGATTCCCAATGCGTCGGGCGCCGCTAGTGACGTGACGGACGCACGCGTTGAACGCGCCAGGTGGCGGGCCGGACGCCAGCGAAACTCATCGGAACTCGCGACCGCCGTGCGGCGGGTTGTGAACACCGTGCATCGCGAACGAGGTGAGCCGCGCGCACCGCGCGATGCATCCGACGGCGTCTCCACCATGATCGCTGCGCATGCGCACGTGATCCGTAAAGCAGCACAAACTAAGCCCACCGACCCTTCGCTCCAACCGGTTCGCGTCGTGGGCGATCAATTGGGAGGAGCGGTCACGAGATGA
- a CDS encoding lipopolysaccharide biosynthesis protein, whose amino-acid sequence MDVGRSAAAGVVWMTIQKWAIRVLSFVTIAVLTRLLTPEDFGTVAAASTVLPFFFLLADLGFAAYIVQVEKPDQRMLSTAFWFSMTAGVLLCGCLFVLSPLLGVVFGSSGVVPVLQVLSLWVVVTAVGSVPMALLRRDMRFATIAAQGAAAAIVAQIVAIIMAFSGFGVWALVAQSLVAGVISTALALLTVKWHPTWVFSRVHFMLMARFGGQVLGVEFVAMLRAVGESAVISATLGLTALGYMSIAQRLVQILQDLTGSAIVPVTNVAFAKIRSSAVRLRDAYLRALQLTYVVLSLPLIIVAVAAPLMIPILFGDGWEQSYQVAQVLVLAGTLSLGAWLDQGLFYGLGKPGAWFVYALIIDFLTLATTVVAVRWGLVSIAVGFLCVATLATVVRWFLVSRALQTTPGVIARPFIYLVTVSVCMGAAGWGCKLWTAEIPTWLSLVLIVLVISVVHVGITLLMARSAIRQMISMASRLRLGSRLGFSPRVQEQS is encoded by the coding sequence ATGGACGTCGGGCGCAGCGCCGCCGCCGGGGTCGTGTGGATGACCATTCAGAAGTGGGCGATCCGAGTACTCAGCTTCGTGACGATTGCGGTGCTCACGCGGCTGCTGACACCTGAAGATTTCGGCACGGTGGCGGCAGCGTCGACAGTTCTCCCCTTCTTCTTCCTGCTCGCCGATCTCGGATTCGCGGCGTACATCGTTCAGGTCGAGAAGCCCGACCAGCGAATGTTGAGCACTGCGTTCTGGTTCTCGATGACCGCAGGGGTGCTCCTGTGCGGATGTCTCTTCGTGCTGTCGCCGCTGCTCGGCGTGGTCTTCGGCTCCTCCGGCGTGGTTCCTGTGCTGCAGGTGCTTTCCCTGTGGGTCGTCGTGACAGCGGTTGGCTCCGTTCCGATGGCGCTCTTGCGCCGCGACATGCGTTTTGCAACCATCGCAGCGCAGGGCGCGGCGGCGGCCATAGTCGCCCAGATCGTGGCGATCATCATGGCCTTCTCGGGCTTCGGAGTCTGGGCACTGGTCGCACAGTCACTTGTGGCTGGAGTCATCTCGACGGCGCTGGCGTTGCTGACGGTTAAGTGGCATCCGACGTGGGTGTTTTCCAGGGTGCACTTCATGCTGATGGCGCGCTTCGGAGGGCAAGTTCTGGGCGTGGAATTCGTTGCAATGCTCCGGGCAGTGGGCGAGTCCGCGGTCATCTCGGCAACGCTGGGCTTGACCGCCTTGGGATATATGAGTATCGCGCAGCGCCTCGTGCAAATCCTGCAGGACCTCACCGGTAGTGCCATTGTTCCGGTGACCAACGTAGCCTTCGCCAAGATTCGCTCCTCGGCGGTGAGATTGCGTGACGCTTATCTGCGTGCCCTCCAACTCACCTACGTCGTTTTGTCGCTGCCGCTCATCATCGTTGCGGTCGCGGCGCCGCTGATGATCCCGATACTTTTCGGTGACGGGTGGGAGCAGAGTTATCAGGTTGCGCAGGTACTTGTGCTCGCCGGCACGCTGTCCTTGGGGGCATGGCTTGACCAAGGGCTGTTTTACGGATTGGGTAAACCCGGTGCGTGGTTCGTCTACGCCCTGATTATCGACTTCCTGACATTGGCCACCACCGTCGTTGCGGTGCGATGGGGGCTCGTGTCCATCGCCGTGGGTTTTCTGTGCGTCGCGACACTGGCGACCGTGGTCCGCTGGTTCCTGGTTTCACGGGCGCTCCAGACGACGCCGGGCGTCATTGCTCGACCGTTTATCTATTTGGTCACCGTCAGCGTGTGTATGGGAGCGGCCGGCTGGGGCTGCAAGCTCTGGACTGCGGAGATTCCCACCTGGCTGTCGCTCGTTCTGATCGTGCTCGTGATTTCAGTGGTTCATGTCGGAATCACGCTGCTCATGGCCCGGTCCGCCATTCGTCAGATGATCAGTATGGCAAGTCGCCTCCGGCTGGGCTCACGTCTCGGCTTCTCTCCACGAGTTCAAGAGCAGTCATGA
- a CDS encoding glycosyltransferase, with the protein MHLNSLELGGTQINAVDLAAQMRRRGVESILVGARDTIPDGPSLIEVAAARDVEISLYDPAPTIIPRARQIAALARRHKIDLVHVYGSWGGGARPTFWGPSLFGRTPWVQTVYEMSVSDKLYRHMPMIVGTGYQRDEQHDRPGRTILISPPVDLIDNDPQVQDGRQFRATHRIEDGLLLVIVSRLDASMKTVPILAAIDAMRVLPPLGATLAIIGTGDNVVLIRSRADAVNREVGRDAIRLIGALADPRPAYAAADIMLGMGGSAARSLAFAKPLVVQGEAGWSSLFEPSSAEKLARSSFWSPDAVPDPAVRLAALIEPLLVDSQRRTELGLFGRSFASERFALTAMADRLVDFYRIVKGEYSSRDWFADLPLEGRMLSAKVARLSRHALRLSPK; encoded by the coding sequence GTGCATCTGAACAGTCTTGAGTTGGGTGGGACCCAGATCAATGCGGTGGACCTCGCGGCCCAAATGCGGCGTCGCGGCGTCGAGTCGATCCTGGTGGGAGCCCGAGACACCATTCCGGATGGCCCGTCGCTCATCGAGGTGGCTGCGGCGCGTGACGTAGAGATCTCCCTGTACGATCCCGCGCCGACTATCATTCCGCGCGCACGCCAGATCGCAGCCTTGGCGCGTCGCCACAAGATCGATCTTGTTCACGTCTACGGATCATGGGGCGGCGGTGCTCGACCCACTTTCTGGGGACCATCCCTGTTCGGGCGGACGCCGTGGGTGCAGACAGTGTACGAAATGAGTGTGTCGGACAAGCTCTACCGTCACATGCCGATGATCGTTGGAACGGGTTATCAACGGGATGAACAGCATGACCGACCGGGGCGCACCATTCTCATTAGTCCCCCCGTCGATCTCATCGATAATGACCCGCAGGTTCAGGACGGCAGACAGTTTCGCGCGACACACCGCATCGAGGATGGTCTGTTGCTGGTCATCGTCAGCCGGCTCGACGCGAGCATGAAGACCGTCCCTATTCTTGCTGCTATCGACGCGATGCGTGTACTTCCTCCACTCGGGGCCACCCTTGCGATCATCGGGACAGGAGACAACGTGGTCCTGATCCGGTCTCGAGCGGATGCTGTCAATAGAGAGGTAGGCAGAGACGCGATTCGGCTCATCGGTGCATTAGCCGACCCGCGACCGGCCTATGCCGCGGCCGACATCATGCTCGGGATGGGAGGGTCAGCGGCAAGGTCGCTGGCATTCGCGAAGCCGCTCGTCGTGCAAGGCGAGGCCGGATGGTCCTCACTGTTCGAACCCTCATCCGCCGAGAAGCTCGCGCGGTCCAGTTTCTGGAGCCCGGATGCCGTACCCGATCCTGCGGTCCGGCTTGCTGCACTGATCGAGCCCCTCCTCGTTGATTCCCAGCGTCGCACCGAACTAGGGCTTTTCGGACGGTCCTTCGCCAGCGAGCGTTTCGCCCTCACTGCCATGGCTGACAGGCTTGTTGACTTCTACCGGATCGTGAAGGGCGAATACTCGAGCCGAGACTGGTTCGCTGATCTCCCGCTCGAAGGGCGAATGCTCTCAGCGAAGGTCGCCCGACTGAGCCGACACGCGCTGCGTCTCTCTCCGAAGTGA
- a CDS encoding DegT/DnrJ/EryC1/StrS family aminotransferase: protein MNTSPTVAQRASMRVPFIDLAAQQAEIAHEVLPVWERLFATAGFIGGEQVDGFEREYAEFIGVGYCVGVGNGTDAVELALRAAGVRPGDEVIIPVNTFIATAEAVSRIGAVPVFVDVDPEYLLMDPAAVEDAITPLTRAIVPVHLYGQTAPMDVLLMLAERHGLVIVEDAAQSQGAFSTAGRAGALGRVAATSFYPGKNLGAAGDAGAVLTDDPAVADFVRNLGGHGSSVKYVHDRVGMNSRLDAVQAVVLRAKLRRLDGWNVARRAAAARYAELLADVPGVHLPTVRPGNEDVWHLYVVQVDERDRVLAELGAAGVGAGIHYPTPLHLTAAYGDLGYQQGQFPVAESAADRILSLPMFPHLTAEQQRYIVSALAEATTVAGIVQ, encoded by the coding sequence ATGAATACCTCCCCGACAGTGGCGCAACGCGCGAGCATGAGGGTTCCCTTCATCGATCTGGCCGCCCAGCAGGCCGAGATCGCACACGAAGTACTTCCCGTGTGGGAACGATTGTTCGCCACGGCGGGCTTCATCGGGGGGGAGCAGGTCGACGGGTTCGAGCGTGAGTACGCCGAGTTCATCGGTGTGGGTTATTGCGTGGGGGTGGGCAACGGCACCGATGCAGTCGAGTTGGCGTTGCGTGCCGCGGGCGTTCGCCCGGGCGATGAGGTCATCATTCCGGTCAACACCTTCATCGCCACCGCCGAGGCGGTATCCCGCATCGGCGCCGTGCCCGTATTCGTCGACGTCGATCCCGAGTATTTGCTCATGGACCCGGCCGCCGTCGAAGACGCGATCACCCCGCTCACCCGTGCGATCGTCCCGGTACACCTCTACGGCCAAACCGCGCCCATGGATGTGCTTCTCATGCTCGCCGAGCGGCACGGGCTCGTCATTGTGGAGGATGCCGCGCAGTCGCAGGGCGCGTTCTCGACCGCAGGCCGCGCCGGTGCGCTTGGCCGCGTCGCCGCAACGAGCTTCTACCCGGGCAAGAACCTCGGTGCCGCCGGCGATGCCGGTGCGGTCCTCACCGACGACCCGGCGGTCGCGGACTTCGTGCGCAACCTCGGTGGCCACGGCAGCTCTGTGAAGTACGTGCATGACCGCGTGGGAATGAACTCCCGTCTTGACGCGGTGCAGGCCGTGGTGCTTCGCGCGAAGCTTCGACGCCTCGACGGCTGGAACGTCGCGCGCCGCGCCGCCGCCGCCCGGTACGCCGAGCTGCTCGCCGATGTACCCGGCGTGCACCTGCCGACAGTGCGCCCCGGTAACGAGGACGTCTGGCATCTCTACGTCGTGCAGGTCGACGAGCGCGACCGCGTGCTCGCCGAGCTCGGCGCCGCGGGCGTGGGCGCAGGCATCCACTATCCGACGCCGTTGCACCTGACGGCCGCCTATGGCGACCTGGGATATCAGCAAGGCCAGTTCCCGGTCGCGGAATCCGCTGCCGACCGCATCCTCTCGCTTCCGATGTTCCCGCACCTCACCGCCGAGCAGCAGCGGTATATAGTGAGCGCGCTCGCCGAAGCCACGACTGTGGCCGGAATAGTCCAATGA
- a CDS encoding NeuD/PglB/VioB family sugar acetyltransferase codes for MPEILLIGASGLAREVLSLLRAQADPRQVVFIDDQPDLWGTSIDGVLIAGGLPEVAKHPTAQIVLCVGRGAGRAALVDRLTGLGVAKERYARVIHRSVEIPDSCRIGTGSIVLAGVVLTADVQIGDHVVVMPHVTLTHGNRIDSFATLCAGVTLGGDVHIGSGAYLGMQAGVRERVTVGVGATIGMAAAVLGDVPPHDTWIGVPARSHLIGSRI; via the coding sequence GTGCCTGAGATCCTGCTCATCGGGGCGAGCGGCCTCGCCCGTGAGGTGCTGAGCCTGTTGCGGGCCCAGGCCGACCCTCGACAGGTCGTCTTCATCGACGACCAGCCCGACCTGTGGGGAACCTCGATCGATGGGGTTCTCATCGCCGGCGGGCTTCCGGAGGTAGCGAAGCACCCCACCGCCCAGATCGTGCTGTGCGTGGGGCGCGGGGCGGGTCGCGCCGCCCTTGTGGACCGGCTCACCGGGCTCGGGGTGGCGAAAGAGAGATACGCCAGGGTGATCCACCGATCGGTCGAAATCCCCGACTCCTGCCGAATCGGCACGGGCAGCATCGTGCTCGCCGGCGTTGTCCTCACCGCTGACGTGCAGATCGGTGACCATGTCGTCGTGATGCCGCACGTGACTCTTACCCACGGGAACCGAATCGATTCCTTCGCAACCCTGTGCGCCGGCGTCACCCTCGGAGGCGACGTGCACATCGGTTCTGGCGCCTACCTCGGCATGCAGGCCGGCGTTCGGGAGCGGGTCACCGTCGGCGTCGGCGCCACGATCGGCATGGCCGCGGCGGTGCTCGGTGACGTCCCGCCACACGACACCTGGATCGGCGTGCCCGCACGCAGCCACTTGATTGGATCGAGAATATGA
- a CDS encoding DegT/DnrJ/EryC1/StrS family aminotransferase: protein MSRINVMKPWMGAEEVAAVTEVIESGWVAQGPRVAAFEDLYARTMQIPFAVATSNCTTALHLALVVAGIGAGDDVVVPSFSFIATSNAPSYVGARSVFCDVDALTGNVSAETVRAALTPATRAVIAVDQGGMPVDLDPIRALCDPLGIVVIEDAACAAGSTYRGRPVGAGAELTAWSFHPRKILTTGEGGMLTTSRPEWAERARQLREHSMSVSATDRHASVLSPPEQYREIGFNFRMTDLQAAVGIVQVGRLDAIVERRREIAAGYADALAGIPGLRAVADPAWGTTNFQSFWIEVGPEYALDREQLLERLAVADISARRGIMAAHRQPAYLDHDGGTASLSVTEHLNDNTLILPIYHQLTLEDQERVIEVLQLENAISRA, encoded by the coding sequence ATGTCGCGGATCAACGTGATGAAGCCGTGGATGGGCGCCGAAGAGGTGGCTGCGGTCACGGAAGTCATCGAATCAGGCTGGGTGGCCCAAGGTCCCCGGGTTGCCGCCTTCGAGGACCTGTACGCGCGCACGATGCAGATACCGTTCGCGGTCGCAACGTCAAACTGCACGACAGCCCTGCACCTCGCGCTGGTTGTCGCGGGAATCGGTGCTGGCGACGACGTGGTCGTGCCCTCGTTCTCCTTCATCGCCACGTCCAACGCCCCGTCATATGTCGGCGCGCGCAGCGTTTTTTGCGATGTCGATGCCCTCACGGGTAACGTGTCTGCCGAGACCGTTCGGGCGGCCCTCACGCCCGCGACCCGGGCGGTCATCGCGGTGGACCAGGGCGGTATGCCGGTTGACCTCGACCCGATTCGGGCACTGTGCGATCCCCTGGGAATCGTGGTCATCGAAGATGCGGCCTGCGCGGCCGGTTCCACCTATCGAGGGCGCCCGGTGGGTGCCGGCGCCGAACTGACGGCGTGGTCGTTCCACCCGCGAAAAATCCTGACGACCGGTGAGGGTGGCATGCTGACCACCTCACGCCCGGAGTGGGCAGAGCGTGCCCGCCAGTTGCGCGAGCACTCGATGAGCGTCTCGGCTACCGACAGGCATGCATCCGTACTCTCGCCTCCTGAGCAATATCGCGAGATCGGATTCAACTTTCGGATGACGGACCTGCAGGCCGCCGTCGGTATCGTTCAGGTCGGTCGGCTGGACGCCATCGTGGAACGCCGCCGGGAGATCGCGGCCGGCTACGCGGACGCGCTGGCCGGAATCCCCGGGTTGCGCGCCGTCGCCGACCCCGCCTGGGGCACAACGAACTTTCAGTCTTTCTGGATCGAGGTGGGGCCCGAGTATGCGCTCGACCGCGAGCAGTTGCTCGAGCGTCTGGCCGTCGCAGACATTTCGGCCCGACGGGGCATCATGGCCGCCCATCGGCAGCCCGCGTACCTCGACCACGATGGCGGAACAGCTTCGCTCTCGGTCACCGAACACCTGAACGACAACACCCTGATTCTGCCCATCTACCACCAGCTCACGCTGGAAGATCAGGAGCGCGTCATCGAGGTGCTCCAGCTCGAGAATGCGATCTCGCGTGCCTGA
- a CDS encoding dTDP-glucose 4,6-dehydratase: MTGRDETGADSLTGLRILVTGGAGFIGSHLVDTLLARGAAEVRVLDNLTNGTRQNLAGQSANPRFTLVVGDVRDGVVREKALHGIDIVYHLACLGVRHSLHDPVENHEVNALGTLVMLQSARAEGIRRFIYVSTSEVFGTAQYAPMDERHPTWPETVYGGSKLAGEAYSRAYFRTYGMDTVVVRPFNTYGPRSHFEGDSGEVLPRTIVRLLAGERPVIFGDGEQTRDFMHVSDTSAALALLAQGPGLAGETLNLGSGCEVTMNALCAAVAVAVGRPDLVPVHDIARPGDVRRLLGDPTLMASLTGFAQTVPFERGVAELVAWFEASGRENPDRLAQIEDRNWVALEAV; this comes from the coding sequence ATGACCGGCCGGGACGAGACCGGGGCCGACAGCCTCACTGGCCTGCGCATCCTCGTCACTGGAGGCGCTGGATTCATCGGAAGCCATCTCGTGGACACCCTGCTTGCTCGGGGTGCAGCCGAGGTACGCGTTCTCGATAACCTCACCAACGGCACGCGCCAGAATCTGGCCGGCCAGAGCGCCAACCCGCGCTTCACGCTCGTCGTGGGCGATGTTCGCGACGGAGTCGTGCGCGAAAAGGCGCTTCACGGCATCGACATCGTTTATCACCTCGCGTGCCTTGGCGTTCGGCACAGTCTGCACGATCCCGTCGAGAACCACGAGGTCAACGCGCTGGGAACCCTGGTGATGCTGCAAAGCGCCCGGGCCGAGGGCATCCGTCGTTTCATCTATGTCAGCACGAGCGAGGTGTTCGGCACCGCCCAGTATGCGCCAATGGACGAGCGGCACCCCACGTGGCCGGAAACGGTCTACGGCGGAAGCAAGCTCGCGGGCGAAGCCTACAGTCGGGCGTACTTTCGCACCTATGGCATGGACACCGTTGTGGTGCGGCCGTTCAATACCTACGGCCCCCGGAGCCACTTCGAAGGAGACAGCGGCGAAGTACTGCCCCGCACGATCGTGCGGCTTCTTGCTGGGGAACGACCGGTCATCTTCGGCGACGGGGAGCAGACCAGGGACTTCATGCACGTGTCTGACACCTCGGCGGCGCTCGCCCTCCTGGCGCAGGGCCCCGGCCTGGCAGGCGAAACCCTGAATCTCGGCTCCGGATGCGAAGTGACCATGAACGCGCTCTGCGCCGCCGTGGCCGTGGCCGTTGGGCGCCCGGACCTGGTGCCCGTGCACGACATTGCACGGCCGGGCGACGTGCGCCGACTACTCGGCGACCCCACGCTTATGGCCTCGCTCACCGGCTTCGCCCAGACAGTGCCGTTCGAGCGGGGCGTTGCCGAACTCGTCGCGTGGTTCGAAGCGTCCGGGCGCGAGAACCCGGACCGCCTGGCGCAGATCGAAGACCGCAACTGGGTTGCGCTGGAGGCCGTCTGA